The proteins below are encoded in one region of Oncorhynchus masou masou isolate Uvic2021 chromosome 15, UVic_Omas_1.1, whole genome shotgun sequence:
- the LOC135556546 gene encoding DCC-interacting protein 13-beta-like: MPAVHTLLLEEALQDSPQTRSLLSVFEEDAGTLTDYTNQLLQSMQRVYGAQSEMGLATEQLSRQLLEYEKQNFALGKGDEEVISTLQQFAKTVGELNTLHSELATQMADRMIFPMIQFREKDLTEISTLREIFGIASDEHEAAMVKYSRLPKKKENEKVKAELVGEVAYSRRKQHQASMQYYCALNALQYRKRVAMLEPMLGYTQAQINFYKKGIDLVSKKMDSFLGSVSSMTQNIQTQLDSEAEAMRMTQRELLSMEDTVYMPDRDPAPVNRTLIQKAGYLNIRNKTGLVTTAWDRLYFFTQGGNLMCQPRGAVAGGMVLDLDNSSVMAVECEDRRYCFQITSPDGKTSMILQAESKREYEEWICTLNNISRQIYLTDNPEAVAIRLNQTAIQAVTPITSFEKRGEGSPNPDRAKPGGMQSSSGASQKTSSAPEPEDLIVPGTPIQFDIMLPASEFQDQNRAGGRRTNPFGETDDDCSPESDDSLLQQVFAVRFLGSMAVRSGQTQEVIYEAMRQVLAARAIHNIFRTTESHLMVTSSCLRLIDPQTQVTRIGFQLQEVTQFVAHQENGRLMGFVVEGRDWSEDDKEGEPSFSVFVFESNTEGEKICYTISLGKDIMEAKKDPEALVQLLKNMPLTNEGKFLLLDNETGNTANGGAPDEEESEA, from the exons ATGCCAGCCGTCCATACGTTGCTTTTAGAAGAGGCTTTGCAGGACAGTCCTCAG ACTCGCTCCTTGCTCAGTGTGTTTGAGGAAGATGCAGGGACTCTCACAGACTACACCAACCAGCTGCTTCAGTCCATGCAGAGGGTGTATGGAGCCCAG AGTGAGATGGGATTGGCTACAGAACAGCTGTCCAGACAGCTACTGGAGTATGAGAAGCAA AATTTTGCCCTTGGTAAAGGTGACGAGGAGGTGATCAGCACACTGCAGCAATTTGCAAAAACTGTGGGGGAG ctgAATACACTACACTCAGAGCTGGCCACTCAGATGGCTGACAGGATGATCTTTCCCATGATCCAGTTCAGAGAGAAGGATCTTACAG AGATAAGCACATTGAGAGAAATATTTGGTATCGCCTCTGATG AGCATGAGGCTGCCATGGTCAAGTACAGCAGACTGCCCAAGAAGAAGGAGAATGAGAAG GTGAAAGCTGAATTGGTGGGGGAGGTGGCCTACTCCAGGAGGAAGCAGCACCAGGCCTCCATGCAGTATTATTGTGCCCTCAATGCCCTGCAGTACCGCAAGAGAGTGGCCATGCTGGAGCCCATGCTGGGATACACACAGGCCcag ATCAACTTCTATAAGAAAGGCATAGATCTAGTTTCAAAGAAAATGGACAGCTTCCTGGGGTCAGTGTCCAGCATGACACAAAATATCCAGACTCAGTTGGACTCGGAGGCTGAGGCCATGCGTATGACCCAGAGAGAGCTGCTCTCCATGGAGGACACGGTCTACATGCCTGACCGCGACCCCGCCCCTGTCAACCGCACTCTCATACAGAAGGCAGGCTACCTCAACATCAGGAA TAAGACGGGCCTAGTCACCACAGCCTGGGACCGGCTTTACTTCTTCACCCAGGGAGGGAACCTCATGTGCCAGCCGAGAGGGGCAGTGGCAGGGGGCATGGTGCTAGACCTGGATAACAGCTCTGTCATGGCCGTAGAGTGCGAGGACAGACGCTACTGTTTTCAGATCACGTCCCCCGATGGTAAAAC GTCAATGATTTTACAAGCAGAGAGCAAAAGGGAATATGAAGAA TGGATTTGCACTTTGAACAATATCTCCCGACAGATCTACCTGACTGACAACCCtgag GCAGTGGCCATCAGACTGAACCAGACAGCCATTCAGGCGGTCACTCCCATCACCAGctttgagaagagaggagagggctcGCCCAACCCAGACAG GGCTAAGCCAGGTGGGATGCAGTCCTCCAGCGGTGCGTCCCAGAAGACCTCCAGTGCTCCTGAGCCAGAGGACCTGATTGTTCCCGGGACACCCATCCAGTTTGACATCATGTTGCCTGCCTCGGAGTTCCAGGACCAGAACAGGGCTGGAGGGAG GCGTACAAACCCTTTCGGAGAAACAGACGATGACTGCTCCCCTGAAAGCGATG actcccTGCTGCAGCAGGTGTTTGCAGTGCGATTCCTAGGCTCCATGGCGGTGCGTTCGGGACAAACCCAGGAAGTGATCTATGAGGCCATGAGACAGGTGCTGGCGGCTCGAGCCATCCACAACATCTTCAGAACCACAGAGTCCCATCTCATGGTCACGAGCAGCTGTCTCAG GTTGATTGACCCCCAGACACAAGTCACAAGAATCGGT tTCCAGCTACAGGAGGTGACCCAGTTTGTGGCCCACCAGGAGAACGGCAGGCTGATGGGCTTTGTGGTGGAGGGGCGAGACTGGAGCGAGGACGACAAGGAGGGAGAGCCCTCCTTTAGTGTGTTTGTCTTTGAGAGCAACACAGAGGGGGAGAAG ATATGTTACACAATAAGCTTGGGGAAGGATATTATGGAGGCAAAGAAG gaccCAGAGGCTCTTGTCCAGCTGTTGAAGAACATGCCTCTGACCAACGAGGGCAAGTTCCTCCTGCTGGACAACGAGACAGGCAACACGGCTAACGGAGGTGCACCGGATGAGGAGGAGTCTGAGGCCTAG